From the Nocardiopsis changdeensis genome, one window contains:
- a CDS encoding succinate dehydrogenase/fumarate reductase iron-sulfur subunit produces MSERLFRVWRGGADGGLSEYRVEVNEGEVVLDALHRLQATQAPDLAVRWNCKAGKCGSCSMEINGMPRLSCMTRMSVFAEDETVTVTPLRTFPVIRDLVCDVSFNYDKAREIPSFTPDPATEPGDFRMAQVDVERSQEFRKCIECFLCNSVCHVIRDHEENQPHFSGPRYLMRVAELEMHPEDTADRRAIAQDEFGLGYCNITKCCTEVCPEGIHITDNALIPMKERVADRRYDPLVWLGSKIGVRPKDTPIVPNIRRPAGD; encoded by the coding sequence ATGAGCGAGAGGTTGTTCCGGGTCTGGCGCGGCGGGGCCGACGGGGGGCTGTCGGAGTACCGGGTGGAGGTGAACGAGGGAGAGGTGGTGCTGGACGCGCTGCACCGCCTCCAGGCCACCCAGGCCCCCGACCTGGCGGTGCGCTGGAACTGCAAGGCGGGCAAGTGCGGCTCGTGCTCGATGGAGATCAACGGGATGCCGCGGCTGTCGTGCATGACGCGGATGAGCGTGTTCGCCGAGGACGAGACGGTCACGGTGACGCCCCTGCGCACGTTCCCGGTGATCCGGGACCTGGTGTGCGACGTGTCGTTCAACTACGACAAGGCGCGGGAGATCCCGTCCTTCACCCCGGACCCGGCGACGGAGCCCGGGGACTTCCGGATGGCGCAGGTCGATGTGGAGCGCTCGCAGGAGTTCCGCAAGTGCATCGAGTGCTTCCTGTGCAACAGCGTGTGCCACGTGATCCGCGACCACGAGGAGAACCAGCCGCACTTCTCCGGCCCGCGGTACCTCATGCGGGTGGCCGAACTGGAGATGCACCCGGAGGACACCGCCGACCGGCGGGCGATCGCCCAGGACGAGTTCGGGCTCGGCTACTGCAACATCACCAAGTGCTGTACGGAGGTGTGCCCGGAGGGCATCCACATCACCGACAACGCGCTCATCCCCATGAAGGAGCGCGTCGCCGACCGCAGGTACGACCCGCTGGTGTGGCTGGGGTCCAAGATCGGGGTCCGCCCCAAGGACACCCCGATCGTGCCCAACATCCGCCGCCCGGCGGGCGACTGA
- a CDS encoding DNA alkylation repair protein, translating into MADESGLKRHVGGGAARVLGTAIRERLPGFDVEGYAAEVAARVGPLELKDRVMVMAEGLRARLPAAYPEAVGVLVDSLGEDLVDGAGMYAQGFHLMAVARFVEEYGVAHPEVSLPALVEITRRHTSEFAVRPFLVHHREAAMELMRACAADPDPNVRRFASEGLRPRLPWARRLPEFVADPGPVLEVLEALRNDPSAYVRTSVANNLNDISRDHPGRILDLAERWTRESPTPETAWTVRHALRTLVKRGDPRALALLGATGGDHVLAEGLALSPTVLDLGDTLEVRVELANTDDRPHTVIVDYRVHYVKADGTRRPKVFKWTTVELCAGERRALVKRHRVKPVSTRTHHPGEHLVEVQVNGAIKAAAPFGLRV; encoded by the coding sequence ATGGCGGACGAGAGCGGTCTCAAACGGCACGTCGGCGGCGGGGCCGCGCGGGTGCTGGGCACGGCGATCCGGGAGCGGCTCCCCGGGTTCGACGTGGAGGGCTACGCCGCCGAGGTGGCGGCCCGGGTCGGCCCGCTGGAGCTCAAGGACCGGGTCATGGTGATGGCCGAGGGCCTGCGCGCCCGGCTGCCCGCCGCCTACCCCGAGGCCGTCGGGGTGCTCGTGGACTCCCTGGGCGAGGACCTGGTGGACGGGGCGGGGATGTACGCGCAGGGCTTCCACCTGATGGCGGTGGCCCGGTTCGTGGAGGAGTACGGGGTGGCCCACCCCGAGGTGTCGCTGCCTGCTCTGGTGGAGATCACCCGGCGGCACACCTCCGAGTTCGCGGTGCGCCCCTTCCTGGTCCACCACCGGGAGGCGGCCATGGAGCTGATGCGCGCCTGCGCCGCCGACCCCGACCCCAACGTGCGGCGGTTCGCCAGCGAGGGGCTGCGGCCCCGGCTGCCGTGGGCGCGGCGGCTGCCGGAGTTCGTCGCCGACCCCGGGCCGGTGCTGGAGGTCCTGGAGGCGCTGCGCAACGACCCGTCGGCGTACGTTCGCACCTCGGTCGCCAACAACCTCAACGACATCTCGCGCGACCACCCCGGACGGATCCTGGACCTGGCCGAGCGGTGGACCCGGGAGAGCCCGACCCCCGAGACCGCCTGGACCGTCCGGCACGCGCTGCGCACCCTGGTCAAGCGGGGCGACCCGCGGGCGCTGGCGCTGCTGGGAGCGACCGGGGGCGACCACGTGCTCGCCGAGGGGCTGGCCCTCTCCCCCACCGTCCTGGACCTGGGGGACACCCTGGAGGTGCGGGTGGAGCTGGCCAACACCGACGACCGCCCGCACACGGTCATCGTGGACTACCGGGTCCACTACGTGAAGGCCGACGGCACCCGCCGCCCCAAGGTGTTCAAGTGGACCACCGTGGAGCTGTGCGCGGGCGAGCGGCGCGCGCTGGTCAAGCGGCACCGGGTGAAGCCGGTCAGCACCCGCACCCACCACCCGGGCGAACACCTGGTGGAGGTGCAGGTCAACGGGGCGATCAAGGCGGCCGCCCCGTTCGGGCTGCGGGTCTGA